TATAGCAGCTCGGGCCTGGCCGGCAAGCGAATGAACCGGCCTTTAGCCTTTTGTCTTTTGCCTTTTGCCGGCTCTCTGTGGCATAGTGCCGCAGATGGAGGCGAAACGCTACAATCTGTTTTCCGAGCACCTCAAGGAGCGCTTCGGCGGCCGGATCCACAAGATTTCCGTCGATGCCGGGTTTTCCTGTCCCAACCGCGGCGGCACCCGCCGTCTGCCCGGCTGCCTCTTTTGCGACCCCGGCGGCTCGGGCGCCACCGGCATAGAGCGGGGCCTGCCGGTGGCGCAGCAGCTCGAACAGGGCAAGGAGATCATGCTGCGCAAGTACAGGGCGCAGCGTTTTCTCGCCTATTTCCAGCCTTTTTCCAACACCTTCGCGCCGGTAGAGCAGCTGCGCGCCCGCTACGATGAGGCCCTCGCCGTGGCCGATGTCGTCGGCCTGGCGGTCGGCACCCGGCCCGACTGTCTGCCGGAGGAGGTTCTCGACCTGCTGGCCGGTTACCACCGCCGCACCTACTTCTGGCTCGAACTGGGGCTGCAGAGCGTGCACGACGCGAGCCTCGCCTTTCTGCGCCGCGGCCACGACTACGCTGCCTTCCTTGCCGCCTTCACTGCCGCGAAGAAACGGGACTTGCGGGTCTGCGTCCACATCATCCTGGGCTTGCCGGGCGAGAGTCGGGAGGCGATGCTGGCCACCGCCGCCGAAATGGCTCGCCTGCGGGTGGACGGCATCAAGATTCACCTGCTGCACGTGCTCAGGGGGACGCCTCTGGGCGACTTCTACGAACGGGGCGGCATTCCGGTCCTCGAACAGGCCGAGTACGTGACGCTCGCCGCCGACTTCCTGGCGCGTCTCCATCCCGACACGCTCGTCCACCGGCTGACCGGAGACGGCCCGCGGGAGCTGCTGCTCGCCCCCCTCTGGTCGCTCAACAAGTGGGAAGTGCTCAACGCCATCGACGACGAACTCAGGCGCCGGGACCTGCGGCAGGGGAGTTGCCTGTTCTGAAATGATCGCTGATTGATGCTGCGATTGGCGGGTCGGGGTTCGGAAGGGTAGAAATCAGCGTGCCGGAAGTGTAGAGACACTCCAGCCCGGGAGGCGGGTGCGGCGAAGGGCTGCGGCTCAGTTGCCGCTGCGCTCGAGGGTGACCGTGGCGGCCGGGACTTCTGTCGTCCCGCCCCAGGAGACCAGCAGGAGCGAGGCCCACGCGATACTGATGATGAAAACGATGACCTTGAACATGGCGCGTACCATACAAAAATATCCCGCAAAAAGCAAGGGGAAATCTGCGCGTTTTTCAGCATCTTGAATGCTCTTGCCGGCTGCTTTTCCCTGTGCTATTAATCCCGGTCCCTGGTCTCCAGCCCAAGGTTCCTGATCCAAAGTCCCGAGTCCCGGAATTCACAAAATGGATCTCTCTTCTCTCAACAAGGAACAACTCGCCGCGGTGCGTCACGCCGAAGGCCCCCTGCTGCTGCTGGCCGGCGCCGGCTCCGGCAAGACCCGGGTGATTACCTGTCGCATCGCCTTTCTGCTGCGCGAGCGGGGGGTTCCGGCGGACCAGCTCCTGGCGGTGACCTTCACCAACAAGGCGGCCCGCGAGATGCAGGAACGGGTCGAGGAGCTGGTGGGGCGGAAAAGCGCCCGCGGCATGGGGATCTCCACCTTCCATTCCCTTTGCGTGCGGATTCTCAAGGAAGACATCGAGCGGCTCGGCTACAAGAAGAACTTCTCCATCTA
This genomic window from Desulfuromonadales bacterium contains:
- a CDS encoding TIGR01212 family radical SAM protein (This family includes YhcC from E. coli K-12, an uncharacterized radical SAM protein.), whose product is MEAKRYNLFSEHLKERFGGRIHKISVDAGFSCPNRGGTRRLPGCLFCDPGGSGATGIERGLPVAQQLEQGKEIMLRKYRAQRFLAYFQPFSNTFAPVEQLRARYDEALAVADVVGLAVGTRPDCLPEEVLDLLAGYHRRTYFWLELGLQSVHDASLAFLRRGHDYAAFLAAFTAAKKRDLRVCVHIILGLPGESREAMLATAAEMARLRVDGIKIHLLHVLRGTPLGDFYERGGIPVLEQAEYVTLAADFLARLHPDTLVHRLTGDGPRELLLAPLWSLNKWEVLNAIDDELRRRDLRQGSCLF